A region from the Romeriopsis navalis LEGE 11480 genome encodes:
- a CDS encoding DUF2283 domain-containing protein — translation MKIVYDPEKDILQISFTEVLVEETTQIAPGLVLDYDENGAVIGLELRKASKKMSNPYSFAYSVGPADENKHQPKVTDSD, via the coding sequence ATGAAAATTGTGTACGATCCCGAGAAAGATATTCTCCAAATTTCCTTTACTGAGGTTTTGGTGGAAGAAACGACGCAAATTGCGCCAGGGCTGGTACTAGACTATGACGAAAATGGTGCAGTGATTGGTTTGGAACTGCGGAAGGCTTCGAAAAAAATGAGTAATCCCTATTCGTTTGCTTATAGTGTTGGTCCGGCGGACGAAAATAAGCATCAACCGAAAGTGACGGATTCGGACTAA
- a CDS encoding transglutaminase-like domain-containing protein translates to MLNSEGVSPHQSLRSTTVRPIGVYQLAGLATDQTHLLAVDTIRGYFLAIDPTTNNTTILNPDNVEDWLDAVGLSIWQDTVWFAQGQTVFWCDRQTLQPTLFVDLPYPIDGVAVWESTVYITCQKSGYIHIYDRHTAKLRNKLPQPGVGIENLTVTQDALWVCDRTEQTVYCLDKDTGEIQLSALTPFVSPTAITLYAPTADAEPICYVAYADEEPYIRDDPNNADSPYQLTFRDRTFIHPLNIDHHPEQHYTRSNGYLVELSYAEELLPLDSVTINQVEWRIALPSDTLRQKVRHVEPIGHPFTIEEQAGQKVAVFKFDQLKPNQGGLIGWRAVVEMYSLKYQLTPAHVETSPPLSEAMQQKYLVDDDELKMDTETIIAAAKAAVGTETNVLRKMLRIRNYVYDRLSYGIQPKIDTPDVALERGVASCGEYVGVLLALARLNGIACRTIGRYKCPQHSELKNLPLEPEFNHVWLEFYVPGIGWLPMESNVDDVIDRGPYPERFFMGLAWYHTEIGKGISFEKMKAADKPEDVTLGDLAINHIRFRILDELLPQASEVAAD, encoded by the coding sequence ATGCTTAATTCTGAAGGTGTGTCACCGCATCAATCATTACGATCGACCACCGTACGCCCGATCGGCGTTTACCAACTAGCGGGCCTTGCCACCGATCAAACTCACCTGCTCGCCGTCGATACCATTCGCGGCTACTTCCTAGCGATCGATCCCACCACAAATAACACCACCATTCTTAACCCCGACAATGTTGAAGATTGGCTGGATGCCGTCGGGCTATCGATTTGGCAGGACACCGTTTGGTTTGCCCAGGGTCAAACAGTCTTTTGGTGCGATCGCCAAACCCTGCAACCCACCTTATTTGTGGACTTACCCTACCCGATCGACGGCGTCGCAGTTTGGGAATCCACGGTCTACATTACCTGCCAAAAGTCCGGCTACATTCACATCTACGATCGGCATACCGCCAAACTACGCAACAAGCTGCCCCAACCCGGCGTTGGCATCGAAAATCTCACCGTAACCCAAGATGCCCTATGGGTATGCGATCGCACCGAACAAACCGTATATTGCCTCGACAAAGACACCGGCGAAATTCAATTAAGTGCGCTCACCCCCTTTGTGTCACCCACGGCGATCACGTTATACGCCCCCACCGCCGACGCCGAGCCGATTTGCTACGTTGCTTACGCCGACGAAGAACCCTACATTCGCGACGATCCCAATAATGCCGATTCGCCCTATCAACTCACCTTCCGCGATCGGACATTTATTCACCCCCTAAATATCGATCACCATCCAGAGCAGCATTACACGCGATCGAATGGCTACCTCGTCGAACTATCCTACGCTGAAGAACTGCTCCCCCTCGACAGCGTAACCATCAACCAAGTGGAATGGCGCATCGCGCTGCCCTCCGATACCCTGCGCCAGAAAGTCCGCCATGTGGAACCGATCGGGCATCCCTTTACGATCGAAGAACAAGCCGGACAAAAAGTCGCCGTCTTCAAATTTGACCAGCTCAAGCCCAACCAGGGCGGACTGATCGGCTGGCGCGCTGTCGTCGAAATGTATAGCCTAAAGTATCAGCTCACCCCAGCCCATGTGGAAACCAGTCCACCACTGTCTGAGGCAATGCAGCAAAAATACCTGGTGGATGACGATGAGCTAAAAATGGATACGGAAACGATCATCGCCGCCGCTAAAGCCGCCGTCGGCACCGAAACCAACGTGCTCCGCAAAATGCTGCGGATTCGGAATTATGTTTACGATCGATTGTCCTATGGCATTCAACCCAAAATCGATACACCCGATGTCGCCCTCGAACGGGGGGTCGCTTCCTGTGGGGAATATGTCGGTGTCCTGCTTGCTTTAGCACGGCTCAACGGCATTGCCTGCCGGACGATCGGGCGCTATAAATGTCCCCAACATTCCGAACTAAAAAACCTACCGCTGGAACCCGAGTTTAACCATGTTTGGCTTGAGTTCTACGTTCCCGGCATTGGCTGGTTGCCGATGGAGTCCAATGTCGATGATGTGATCGATCGTGGCCCCTATCCCGAACGATTCTTCATGGGCTTAGCCTGGTACCACACCGAAATTGGCAAAGGCATCAGCTTCGAAAAAATGAAAGCCGCCGACAAACCAGAAGATGTGACCCTCGGCGATCTCGCGATCAATCATATTCGTTTTAGGATATTGGATGAATTGTTACCACAAGCCAGTGAAGTTGCAGCGGATTAA
- a CDS encoding isoaspartyl peptidase/L-asparaginase family protein: MSQDYSLIIHGGAGSLEDLKYEATESEFQQSITAILEKGRSRLAQGDRALDVVEYCAALLEDDPLYNAGRGSVLNAEGSVEMDAALMNGSDLRAGAVACLKSIKNPISLARRVLEHGEHVMLVSDGALEFAKFCDIETYPDDYFITAPRIKQLAEAKAAGRMVLDHERIKPSQKLGTIGAVARDLQGNLAAATSTGGLVNKRWGRVGDTPVIGAGVFADNATCAVSATGYGEQFLRTVFAKTISDYVQFRGMDAAAAAQAGVEYLVAKVNGEGGVIVIDHAGRCATAQSTSGLIHCWIERGGETHCKLG, translated from the coding sequence ATGTCCCAAGACTATTCCCTGATCATTCACGGCGGTGCCGGTTCGCTTGAGGATCTCAAATACGAAGCCACAGAATCCGAGTTCCAACAAAGCATTACGGCCATCTTAGAGAAAGGGCGCAGCCGCTTAGCACAAGGTGACAGAGCTTTGGATGTGGTCGAATACTGTGCCGCGCTGCTAGAGGACGATCCGCTCTACAACGCCGGTCGCGGGTCTGTACTAAATGCCGAAGGTAGCGTCGAAATGGATGCCGCCTTAATGAATGGCAGTGACCTCAGAGCCGGAGCTGTCGCCTGCCTGAAAAGTATTAAAAATCCGATTTCCCTCGCCCGGCGAGTGCTCGAACATGGCGAACATGTCATGCTCGTCAGCGATGGAGCATTAGAATTTGCGAAATTCTGCGACATTGAAACCTACCCCGATGACTACTTCATCACCGCACCCCGCATCAAGCAATTGGCCGAAGCCAAAGCCGCCGGGCGGATGGTGCTCGATCATGAACGGATTAAGCCATCGCAAAAACTAGGGACGATCGGCGCGGTGGCCCGTGACCTCCAGGGGAATCTGGCTGCCGCCACTTCTACCGGTGGCTTGGTTAATAAACGTTGGGGACGCGTGGGAGATACTCCTGTCATCGGGGCGGGCGTATTTGCCGATAATGCAACCTGTGCGGTATCTGCAACCGGCTATGGCGAGCAATTTCTCCGCACCGTATTTGCCAAAACAATTTCGGATTATGTACAATTTCGCGGCATGGATGCAGCAGCCGCAGCGCAAGCCGGCGTCGAATATCTCGTCGCAAAAGTGAATGGCGAAGGGGGCGTGATTGTGATTGATCATGCCGGACGCTGTGCCACAGCCCAATCAACATCCGGCCTAATTCACTGCTGGATTGAACGAGGTGGTGAAACGCATTGTAAATTGGGTTAA
- the cphA gene encoding cyanophycin synthetase, which translates to MKILKTQTLRGPNYWSIRYAKLILVRLDLEALADRPSDTIDGFYEGLIKALPSLEEHFCSPGCRGGFLSRVREGTMMGHIMEHVAIELQTLAGMPVGFGRTRETATPGVYQVVFEYQYEEAGRYAARAAFRLCQSIVETGSYAPEELEKDLADLNELRGEAALGPSTEALVREAERREIPWVELPTRGMLQFGYGKYQQRVQASLTSHSSLLGVELACDKESTKQILGDAGVPVPQGTVIYALSDLEDAIDRLGGYPVVLKPLDGNHGRGITIDIPDWEQAEEAYDRAREVSKGVIVEHYYKGRDHRILVVNHKFVAVAERVPAHVVGNGKDTIAQLVDEENLDPRRGEGHDNILTQIKLDRTTDEMLKRQGYDLDTVLEPDVLCYLRATANLSAGGIAIDRTDEIHPETIWVAERVSRILGLDVAGIDVVTTDISQPMRAVNAVIVEVNAAPGLRMHLFPSEGVARNVAAPILDMLFPRDQPVRIPVIALTGTNGKTTTTRLITHIFRQVYGTVGFTTTDGIYINDHLVESGDTTGPQSAQVILQDPMVELAVLETARGGMLRSGLAFKHCDVGVVLNVAADHLGLGDINTLDDLAQLKAVVAESVQPNGYAVLNADDERVAAMADRVRSKVAYFSMDPDNPLVKDHVENGGVAAIYDKGYLAIYQQDWLIRIEKAKDLPLTMGGRAPFMIANALAASLAAFVQGIQVEDIRAALRSFRASAEQSPGRMNLFNLGRYHALVDYAHNPAGYEAVGSFVKNWAGPTIGVMGAPGDRRNKDFVELGKLAAQIFDQIIIKEDDDNRGRARGEVAELIVQGIEQELAAADRAVPYTIQLNEVTAIGEALDNAPENSLVVVLPESVSRAISLITARGPMSDLADAPQPRSNAPAASTTTAEPKAKKSPRKAKKGKVTADAAKG; encoded by the coding sequence ATGAAAATCTTAAAAACTCAAACCCTCCGTGGTCCGAATTACTGGAGTATCCGCTACGCCAAGCTGATTCTTGTGCGGTTGGACTTAGAGGCGTTGGCGGATCGGCCATCGGATACGATCGATGGTTTTTATGAGGGGTTGATCAAGGCTTTGCCGAGTCTCGAAGAGCATTTCTGTTCGCCGGGGTGTCGCGGTGGCTTTCTGAGTCGGGTGCGTGAAGGCACGATGATGGGGCACATCATGGAGCATGTGGCGATCGAGCTGCAAACCTTGGCTGGTATGCCCGTGGGCTTTGGCCGAACTAGGGAAACGGCGACGCCGGGCGTGTATCAGGTGGTGTTTGAATACCAGTATGAGGAAGCGGGGCGCTATGCGGCGCGGGCGGCGTTCCGGCTGTGCCAGAGCATTGTCGAAACCGGCAGTTATGCGCCGGAAGAGCTGGAGAAAGATTTAGCTGACTTAAATGAGTTGCGCGGCGAAGCGGCTTTAGGGCCGAGTACCGAAGCGTTGGTGCGCGAAGCCGAGCGGCGGGAAATTCCTTGGGTGGAGTTGCCGACAAGGGGGATGTTGCAGTTTGGCTACGGTAAGTATCAGCAGCGCGTGCAAGCGTCGCTCACCAGTCACAGTAGTCTTTTGGGTGTTGAACTCGCCTGCGATAAGGAAAGCACCAAGCAGATTTTGGGCGATGCCGGTGTGCCGGTGCCCCAGGGGACAGTGATTTATGCTTTAAGCGATCTCGAAGATGCGATCGATCGACTCGGTGGTTATCCCGTCGTACTAAAGCCGCTGGATGGCAATCATGGCCGGGGGATTACGATCGATATTCCGGATTGGGAGCAGGCGGAGGAAGCCTACGATCGGGCGCGGGAAGTCTCCAAAGGCGTGATCGTTGAACATTACTACAAGGGGCGTGACCACCGGATTTTGGTGGTGAATCATAAGTTTGTGGCTGTGGCAGAGCGGGTGCCAGCCCATGTGGTGGGGAATGGCAAAGATACGATCGCCCAGTTGGTCGATGAAGAAAACCTTGATCCACGCCGAGGTGAGGGCCATGATAATATCCTCACCCAAATTAAGCTTGATCGCACGACGGATGAAATGCTCAAGCGCCAGGGGTATGACCTGGATACGGTGCTCGAGCCGGATGTTTTGTGTTATTTGCGGGCGACGGCGAATCTCAGTGCGGGAGGCATTGCCATCGATCGCACCGATGAGATTCACCCCGAGACGATTTGGGTGGCGGAGCGAGTATCGCGGATTCTCGGTTTGGATGTGGCGGGAATTGATGTCGTGACCACCGATATTTCCCAACCGATGCGGGCGGTGAATGCGGTGATTGTCGAGGTGAATGCGGCGCCGGGTTTACGGATGCATCTCTTTCCGAGTGAAGGCGTAGCGCGCAATGTGGCCGCGCCAATTCTCGATATGCTATTTCCGCGTGACCAGCCGGTACGAATTCCGGTGATTGCCTTGACTGGCACTAATGGTAAGACCACGACAACCCGATTGATTACCCATATCTTCCGTCAGGTCTATGGCACGGTTGGCTTTACCACGACGGATGGAATTTATATTAATGATCATCTCGTTGAGAGTGGCGATACCACGGGGCCGCAGAGTGCCCAGGTGATTCTGCAAGATCCAATGGTGGAGCTGGCGGTGTTGGAGACGGCCCGAGGCGGGATGTTGCGCTCCGGTTTGGCGTTTAAGCATTGTGATGTGGGTGTGGTGCTGAATGTAGCGGCGGACCATTTGGGGCTGGGTGATATTAATACCTTGGATGACTTGGCGCAGCTCAAGGCCGTGGTGGCAGAATCGGTCCAGCCCAATGGCTATGCAGTCCTGAATGCCGATGATGAGCGCGTGGCGGCAATGGCCGATCGGGTGCGATCGAAAGTTGCCTACTTCTCGATGGACCCCGATAATCCACTGGTCAAAGACCATGTTGAAAATGGTGGTGTGGCGGCGATCTATGACAAAGGTTATTTGGCGATTTATCAACAAGATTGGTTGATTCGGATTGAGAAGGCGAAGGATCTGCCATTGACGATGGGTGGACGGGCACCGTTTATGATTGCCAATGCGTTAGCTGCGAGTTTGGCGGCGTTTGTCCAGGGGATTCAGGTCGAAGATATTCGGGCGGCGCTACGCAGCTTCCGGGCTTCAGCGGAGCAGTCGCCGGGTCGAATGAATCTGTTTAATCTGGGGCGTTATCACGCGCTCGTGGACTATGCCCATAATCCAGCCGGCTATGAGGCCGTTGGCAGTTTTGTAAAAAACTGGGCTGGGCCGACGATTGGGGTAATGGGGGCACCGGGCGATCGCCGCAATAAAGATTTTGTGGAGCTGGGGAAACTGGCGGCGCAGATTTTTGACCAAATTATCATCAAGGAAGATGATGACAATCGTGGTCGGGCAAGGGGTGAAGTGGCCGAGTTGATCGTGCAGGGAATTGAGCAGGAATTAGCCGCTGCGGATCGAGCAGTGCCTTATACGATTCAACTGAATGAAGTGACGGCGATCGGTGAAGCCTTGGACAATGCGCCGGAAAATAGCCTGGTTGTGGTGTTGCCGGAAAGTGTGAGTCGAGCGATTTCGTTGATTACGGCGCGGGGACCGATGTCTGATTTGGCGGATGCACCGCAACCGCGATCGAATGCACCGGCGGCATCGACGACTACGGCGGAGCCAAAGGCGAAGAAATCACCCAGGAAGGCGAAAAAAGGTAAGGTGACGGCAGATGCCGCAAAGGGCTAG
- a CDS encoding cyanophycinase, whose product MVISTQYPVMVVGGAEDKVNGCDILTAFFESAGGSAAKIGIIPCASREPTVVGDRYYQIFQKMGAQQVQVLDIRYRNECDEARWLEILNDCTGVFVTGGDQLRLCDLVGGTELIKTIKQKVALGQLKLAGTSAGAAMMGDRMIAGGSSGESPNQTLVELTEGLGIIPELLVDQHFHNRNRMARLMSAVAANPDKLGVGIDEDTCAALDGSGVFQVLGKGTVTVIDPGSLTHTNYPQADAAHPLSLHNLKVHVLSKGDRYDYKNRAVLANSGVR is encoded by the coding sequence ATGGTGATTTCTACCCAGTACCCAGTAATGGTGGTTGGTGGAGCAGAAGATAAAGTCAATGGTTGTGACATCTTAACGGCTTTCTTTGAGAGTGCGGGTGGTTCAGCGGCGAAGATTGGCATTATTCCCTGCGCTTCACGGGAGCCAACGGTGGTAGGCGATCGTTACTACCAAATTTTTCAAAAAATGGGCGCACAGCAAGTGCAAGTCCTAGATATTCGCTATCGCAATGAATGTGATGAAGCGCGCTGGCTGGAAATTCTGAATGATTGCACTGGGGTATTTGTCACGGGGGGTGATCAGTTGCGCCTGTGTGATTTAGTCGGTGGGACGGAGCTGATTAAGACGATTAAGCAAAAAGTCGCATTGGGTCAGTTAAAGCTGGCGGGTACCAGTGCAGGGGCGGCGATGATGGGCGATCGGATGATTGCCGGTGGCAGCAGTGGTGAATCCCCGAATCAGACCCTGGTTGAATTGACGGAGGGGTTGGGCATCATTCCGGAGCTGTTGGTTGATCAGCATTTCCACAATCGCAATCGCATGGCCCGGTTGATGAGTGCGGTGGCCGCGAATCCCGATAAGTTGGGTGTGGGAATTGATGAGGATACCTGTGCTGCCCTGGATGGCAGTGGCGTCTTTCAGGTGCTGGGTAAAGGCACGGTGACGGTGATTGACCCGGGTAGTTTGACTCATACCAATTACCCCCAGGCAGATGCGGCTCATCCCTTGAGTCTGCATAATCTGAAGGTGCATGTATTGAGTAAAGGCGATCGTTATGATTACAAAAATCGTGCAGTCCTCGCGAACTCCGGGGTGAGATAG
- a CDS encoding ABC transporter ATP-binding protein, translated as MREWCVKSEWMMIGLEQVGLTTADFKPVQLRSKSISRPILQDISLQFDDQQIVGIVGATGAGKTSLLKLLNRLVDPSHGQLYWQDQPYSQIPVSQLRKQILLVPQEPKLLDMTVAAAIVYGLKLRGQSESQLQTALSQWSERLQIPPDWLTKSEAGLSLGQRQWVTIARGVACEPTVLLLDEPTAHLDQDYTERLKNVLQRLMSRSTRLIMIASHDWQWLEKVCDRVVYLQAGRLTHDHAVQDIDWAALGQELQAESKAIADEWA; from the coding sequence ATGAGGGAATGGTGTGTTAAATCGGAGTGGATGATGATTGGCTTAGAACAAGTTGGTTTGACAACAGCAGATTTTAAGCCGGTGCAGCTGCGCTCGAAGTCAATTTCACGACCGATTTTGCAGGATATTTCGCTCCAGTTTGATGATCAACAGATCGTGGGGATTGTGGGGGCCACGGGGGCCGGCAAGACTTCATTACTCAAGTTGCTTAACCGACTCGTCGATCCGAGTCATGGCCAACTGTATTGGCAGGATCAACCCTATAGCCAAATCCCCGTGTCACAACTGCGAAAGCAAATCCTGTTAGTGCCACAGGAGCCGAAGTTGTTAGATATGACGGTTGCGGCGGCGATCGTCTATGGCCTGAAGCTGCGGGGGCAGTCCGAGTCACAATTGCAGACAGCTTTGTCACAGTGGAGTGAGCGGTTGCAAATTCCGCCAGATTGGTTGACTAAGTCGGAGGCTGGCTTATCGCTAGGGCAGCGGCAGTGGGTGACGATCGCCCGCGGCGTTGCCTGTGAACCGACGGTATTGCTACTCGATGAACCAACGGCACATTTAGACCAGGACTATACTGAACGATTGAAAAATGTATTGCAACGGTTAATGTCACGATCGACACGCTTGATCATGATTGCGAGTCATGATTGGCAATGGTTAGAAAAGGTTTGCGATCGCGTGGTGTATTTACAGGCTGGGCGTTTGACCCACGATCACGCGGTGCAGGATATCGATTGGGCCGCTTTGGGGCAGGAATTACAGGCGGAGTCAAAAGCGATCGCCGATGAATGGGCATAA
- the psb34 gene encoding photosystem II assembly protein Psb34 yields MPYVKDDDGRLNNFAKEPPVYAAEPMDATQKRNRTLVFALGGALVVGLIAVAAVIS; encoded by the coding sequence ATGCCGTACGTAAAAGATGATGACGGACGTCTGAATAATTTTGCCAAGGAGCCGCCAGTTTATGCCGCGGAGCCGATGGATGCAACGCAAAAACGCAATCGGACACTTGTGTTTGCTTTAGGTGGTGCTTTAGTCGTTGGGCTAATTGCTGTCGCTGCAGTTATTTCTTAG
- a CDS encoding thiazole synthase, translated as MQTIDRPISQREDALVIAGRTFHSRLITGTGKYRNFDQMRASIDASGCEMITVAVRRVQTQAPGHEGLAEAIDWQKIWMLPNTAGCQTAEDAIRVARLGREMAKLLGQEDNNFVKLEVIPDAKYLLPDPIGTLEAAEQLVKEGFAVLPYINADPLLAQRLEAVGCATVMPLGSPIGSGQGIRNLANIQIIIENANIPVIVDAGIGAPSEAAQAMELGADALLINTAIAQAHQPDLMATAMRQAATAGRLAYQAGRIPVKAYASASSPLTGRITS; from the coding sequence ATGCAAACGATCGACCGACCAATTTCCCAGCGCGAAGATGCATTAGTCATTGCTGGGCGCACCTTTCACTCGCGATTAATTACGGGGACGGGGAAATACCGCAACTTTGATCAAATGCGTGCCAGCATTGATGCCAGTGGTTGTGAAATGATTACGGTGGCGGTGCGCCGAGTGCAGACACAGGCTCCGGGGCATGAAGGCTTAGCGGAGGCGATCGATTGGCAGAAAATCTGGATGCTGCCGAATACTGCGGGTTGCCAAACCGCTGAAGATGCGATTCGGGTGGCCCGGCTGGGCCGTGAAATGGCTAAATTACTGGGTCAGGAAGATAATAATTTCGTCAAGCTAGAAGTGATTCCGGATGCGAAATACTTGCTGCCTGACCCGATTGGCACATTAGAAGCGGCGGAGCAACTGGTCAAAGAAGGGTTTGCGGTCTTGCCCTATATTAATGCTGACCCATTGCTGGCGCAGCGGTTGGAAGCGGTTGGCTGTGCCACGGTCATGCCCCTCGGTTCACCGATTGGTTCGGGGCAAGGGATTCGTAATCTGGCCAATATTCAGATCATCATTGAGAATGCGAATATTCCGGTGATTGTGGATGCGGGGATTGGCGCGCCGAGTGAAGCGGCCCAGGCGATGGAGCTCGGTGCGGACGCACTGTTGATCAATACCGCGATCGCCCAAGCACACCAACCGGATTTAATGGCGACGGCGATGCGACAAGCCGCAACGGCGGGTCGGCTCGCTTATCAAGCGGGACGAATTCCGGTGAAAGCCTATGCCAGCGCCAGTTCTCCCTTAACCGGTCGAATCACTAGCTAA